A window of Umboniibacter marinipuniceus contains these coding sequences:
- a CDS encoding dCMP deaminase family protein produces MSAKWTERFFQMADLVASWSKDPSTQVGAVITKGNRVISLGFNGYPSGVSDSAGQDSRETKLLKTIHAEENAILHAKRDLAGCEIFVTHFPCPTCAAKIIQTGITNVYCRTQPDEFLSRWGDKIALSETMFSEAGVVVNWC; encoded by the coding sequence ATGAGTGCTAAGTGGACTGAACGTTTTTTTCAGATGGCTGATTTAGTCGCGTCGTGGAGTAAGGACCCAAGTACCCAAGTTGGGGCGGTCATTACCAAAGGCAACCGTGTGATAAGTCTTGGGTTTAATGGCTACCCGTCCGGCGTTAGTGATTCCGCTGGTCAAGATAGTCGTGAAACTAAGCTATTAAAGACTATTCACGCTGAAGAGAATGCCATTCTCCATGCCAAACGTGACCTGGCGGGCTGTGAAATTTTTGTCACCCACTTTCCGTGCCCAACCTGTGCAGCCAAAATTATTCAAACCGGTATCACTAACGTTTATTGCCGTACCCAGCCCGACGAATTTCTCTCTCGATGGGGCGATAAGATCGCCTTGAGTGAAACCATGTTTTCGGAAGCCGGTGTAGTGGTAAATTGGTGCTGA
- a CDS encoding S9 family peptidase translates to MRLLRFLAYSIIASSSALVAAEPLTIERIFSSPSIYGTTVRNVQMAPDGSRVTFLAGKESDAQQLDLWEFDLSSGEQRLLFDSNRLNATEEVLSNEEKARRERLRLRGNGIVSYSWAGSSEQLLFPLGGDAYLYNLAEDETTRLLNTPEFETDIKVSPKGNYISFIRQQNLYIKHIATGEETQITHDGGGVIRNGMAEFVAQEEMARMTGYWWSPDETQIAFTRTDDTQVATALRNEIYADRVDTIEQKYPWAGTANVEIELAVFTLMGAKTQWIDLGEDKDIYLARVNWQKPGLLSYQWQNRAQTRVELRQYDVAADDEHILIVEAHPAWVNLDADIRFINGGEQFIWASERDGYKHLYLYRGNGELIRQITSGEWIVDGLEAVDVDADTLYFSGRKDTVLERHLYRTGLLEATPIERVSQRSGMHSVSFSSDGSRYLDTFSSVDTLPQLSLHSQTGERLLWINENAVGDNHPMAPYWNDLVSPTFGTTIADDGETVLHYRLFEPVNLDTSKQYPALVFLYGGPGSQQVTNSFSSLFLNYMAQQGFAVITIDNRGSAARGMDFETAIHLRTGDVEIRDQIKAVEVLRATGWVDPNRVGVFGYSYGGYMTLMAMFTASDYFAAGAAGGSVSDWRLYDTHYTERYMGHPETNAAGYDASSVLPYAENLVGDLFIYHGMADDNVLFTNSTQVYRKLQEAMIPFWSMDYPGEKHGMRDARTRTHQYRMIERFFKQSLAN, encoded by the coding sequence ATGCGATTACTCCGTTTCTTAGCTTACTCAATCATAGCGTCTTCGTCGGCGTTGGTGGCCGCTGAGCCGTTAACGATTGAGCGAATATTCTCCTCCCCAAGTATCTACGGCACCACGGTACGTAATGTTCAGATGGCACCCGACGGTTCTAGGGTTACCTTTTTAGCTGGTAAAGAGAGCGACGCCCAACAGTTGGATCTGTGGGAGTTTGACTTGTCGTCAGGCGAGCAACGCTTACTGTTTGATTCCAACCGGTTGAACGCCACTGAGGAAGTACTCTCTAACGAGGAGAAGGCACGGCGCGAACGCCTTCGTTTACGAGGCAACGGTATTGTCAGCTATTCTTGGGCGGGAAGTTCAGAGCAACTGTTATTCCCGCTTGGTGGTGATGCCTATCTCTACAATCTTGCTGAAGATGAAACCACTCGACTCCTGAATACCCCAGAATTTGAAACGGATATCAAGGTGTCGCCAAAGGGTAATTACATCTCATTTATTCGCCAACAGAATCTTTACATCAAGCACATTGCAACGGGTGAAGAAACGCAAATAACCCATGATGGTGGCGGCGTTATTCGCAACGGCATGGCCGAGTTTGTAGCGCAAGAAGAGATGGCTAGAATGACGGGCTACTGGTGGTCACCGGATGAAACGCAAATTGCCTTCACGCGAACTGACGACACGCAGGTCGCCACGGCACTTCGCAATGAAATCTACGCCGACCGCGTAGATACTATTGAACAGAAATATCCCTGGGCAGGTACGGCGAACGTAGAGATCGAATTGGCTGTATTCACGCTGATGGGAGCGAAAACTCAGTGGATTGATTTAGGCGAAGACAAGGATATTTACCTTGCTCGAGTTAACTGGCAAAAGCCAGGTTTACTTAGCTATCAGTGGCAGAACCGAGCCCAAACACGTGTTGAGTTGCGTCAGTATGATGTTGCCGCCGATGATGAGCATATTTTAATTGTTGAAGCCCATCCGGCGTGGGTAAATCTGGATGCTGATATTCGTTTTATCAACGGTGGCGAGCAGTTTATCTGGGCATCTGAACGAGATGGCTATAAGCACTTGTATCTCTACCGAGGCAACGGCGAGTTAATTCGTCAAATCACTTCGGGCGAGTGGATTGTAGATGGATTAGAAGCGGTTGATGTAGACGCCGATACGCTCTACTTCTCGGGTCGTAAAGATACGGTATTAGAGCGTCACCTTTATCGAACGGGGTTGTTGGAAGCTACCCCTATAGAGCGGGTTTCACAGCGCTCAGGAATGCATAGCGTTAGCTTTAGTAGTGATGGGTCACGCTATCTGGATACCTTCAGTTCTGTTGATACACTTCCTCAGTTAAGTCTTCATAGTCAAACTGGTGAGCGGTTACTCTGGATTAACGAAAACGCCGTGGGTGATAATCACCCCATGGCGCCCTATTGGAATGACTTAGTGTCGCCAACCTTTGGTACAACCATTGCGGATGATGGCGAGACTGTCCTTCATTATCGGCTGTTCGAGCCAGTTAACTTAGATACTTCCAAACAGTATCCAGCGCTGGTATTTCTCTATGGTGGCCCGGGCTCACAGCAAGTAACCAATAGCTTTAGTTCGCTATTTTTGAACTATATGGCTCAGCAGGGCTTTGCGGTGATTACCATTGATAACCGTGGCTCGGCTGCACGGGGAATGGACTTCGAAACAGCTATCCACCTTCGTACCGGAGATGTGGAGATTCGTGATCAAATTAAGGCGGTTGAAGTCCTGCGTGCAACGGGATGGGTGGATCCTAATCGCGTGGGAGTCTTTGGTTATAGCTATGGTGGCTATATGACCTTGATGGCCATGTTTACGGCTAGTGACTACTTTGCCGCAGGCGCGGCTGGTGGCTCAGTGAGTGACTGGCGTCTTTATGATACCCACTATACCGAACGCTATATGGGCCACCCAGAGACCAACGCTGCTGGCTATGATGCCTCCTCGGTACTGCCTTACGCGGAGAATCTAGTGGGCGATTTGTTCATCTACCATGGAATGGCCGATGACAACGTCTTATTTACCAATAGCACTCAGGTTTATCGTAAACTGCAGGAGGCGATGATTCCCTTTTGGAGCATGGACTATCCTGGTGAGAAACACGGTATGCGTGACGCGCGTACTCGCACCCATCAGTATCGCATGATAGAGCGGTTCTTTAAGCAATCACTTGCCAATTAA